From a single Pirellulales bacterium genomic region:
- a CDS encoding HD domain-containing protein, with protein sequence MGKDQLRQRIAWEAARLLYRRQESEFYRARLKAARSLSPEPVRPHEMPSRREIHEQVEAFARLSQLETGRTSPDIEYTLPGPVEDLFTPDRFIVYRALLLPLEKVMQKPQYHPEGDALYHSLQVFDLACDELPYDEEFLLAALLHDVGKGIDPQDHVAAALAELEGHITPRTAWLIEHHSEAAALRDGTLGARSRRRLEESESFDELMLLAQCDRAGRQVGVPTSDVEEALAYVRELAESCEG encoded by the coding sequence ATGGGCAAAGACCAATTGCGACAGCGGATCGCGTGGGAAGCTGCGCGACTCTTGTACCGCCGCCAGGAATCCGAGTTCTACCGCGCCCGCCTGAAAGCTGCCCGCTCGCTCTCGCCCGAGCCTGTGCGCCCGCACGAAATGCCGAGCCGGCGCGAAATTCATGAACAGGTCGAGGCCTTTGCGCGACTCTCGCAGTTGGAGACGGGCCGCACTTCACCGGACATCGAATACACACTGCCCGGCCCGGTTGAAGACTTGTTCACGCCCGACCGCTTTATCGTCTATCGCGCGCTGCTCTTGCCGCTGGAAAAGGTAATGCAAAAACCCCAGTATCATCCGGAAGGGGACGCGCTGTATCACAGCTTACAAGTGTTCGACCTGGCCTGCGACGAGCTCCCCTACGACGAAGAGTTCCTTCTGGCGGCCTTGTTGCACGACGTGGGCAAGGGCATCGATCCGCAGGACCACGTGGCGGCAGCGCTTGCGGAGCTCGAAGGGCACATCACGCCGCGCACCGCCTGGCTGATCGAGCACCATTCCGAAGCCGCGGCCTTGCGCGATGGGACTTTGGGAGCCCGCTCGCGGCGTCGTTTGGAAGAATCGGAAAGCTTCGACGAACTAATGCTGTTGGCCCAATGTGACCGCGCCGGCCGGCAAGTCGGCGTCCCCACCAGCGACGTGGAAGAAGCGCTTGCCTACGTACGCGAACTGGCCGAAAGCTGTGAAGGGTGA
- a CDS encoding isoprenylcysteine carboxylmethyltransferase family protein — translation MPLREEMESVGNWLFCWRSYLPLALIPILALGLWENRMTGFVPPLWWTLLCFAVSLAGLGVRILTIGFTPKGTSGRNTHGQRADELNTSGIYSTVRHPLYLGNYLMWLGVTMYSQLWWLVVIVSLIFWIYYERIMFAEEEFLRRKFGEAYVKWAANTPAFLPRWKNWQAASLSFSLRNVLKREYSGMMGVILTFAALGLSEHLVVEGRVALDPTWQVICLVGVVLYFVLRTIKQQTRLLEVEGR, via the coding sequence ATGCCCCTCCGCGAAGAGATGGAATCGGTCGGCAATTGGCTCTTCTGCTGGCGTAGCTATTTGCCGCTGGCCTTGATTCCCATTCTCGCTCTTGGCCTGTGGGAAAACCGCATGACTGGTTTCGTTCCGCCCCTGTGGTGGACGCTCTTGTGCTTCGCCGTCTCGCTGGCCGGCCTGGGCGTGCGCATTCTCACCATCGGCTTCACGCCCAAAGGAACCTCCGGTCGCAACACGCACGGGCAACGGGCCGACGAGTTGAACACCTCGGGCATTTACTCGACGGTCCGCCATCCGCTCTACTTGGGCAACTATCTGATGTGGCTAGGCGTCACGATGTACAGTCAACTGTGGTGGCTGGTCGTGATCGTATCGTTGATCTTCTGGATCTACTACGAGCGGATCATGTTCGCCGAAGAAGAGTTCTTGCGCCGCAAGTTTGGCGAAGCCTACGTCAAATGGGCCGCCAATACGCCGGCCTTTCTGCCGCGCTGGAAGAATTGGCAAGCGGCGTCGCTCTCGTTCTCGCTACGCAACGTGCTGAAGCGCGAGTACTCGGGCATGATGGGCGTGATCCTCACCTTCGCCGCGCTCGGCCTGAGCGAGCACCTGGTCGTCGAAGGGCGCGTTGCGCTCGATCCCACCTGGCAAGTGATCTGTCTGGTGGGTGTCGTGCTGTACTTCGTGCTGCGGACCATCAAACAGCAGACGCGTCTATTGGAAGTCGAAGGGCGGTAG
- a CDS encoding DUF1080 domain-containing protein, whose translation MFLPRTIGAFLLLCALAGSAVAADNVLSDQEKADGWRLLFDGRTPWKTSTLAASNTPVQEGALNPHGSGGYMVIHDQPWENFRLALDFKLSKGCNSGIFIRTFPLEPRPGKDVGYNGLEVALDDTPTAGYTDTGAIYDLSKPTRNAMRPIGEWNHIEITCDKSVIDVVLNGEHVNHLDLERFAKPNLRPDGTPHKFDVAYKDHPRRGYIGLQDHGSNCWFKNIKLKELD comes from the coding sequence ATGTTTTTGCCGCGAACGATTGGAGCTTTTTTGTTGTTGTGTGCTTTGGCCGGGTCCGCAGTTGCGGCGGATAACGTGCTTTCGGACCAGGAAAAGGCCGACGGCTGGCGTCTGCTGTTCGACGGCCGCACGCCTTGGAAAACCAGCACGCTCGCGGCCAGCAACACGCCCGTTCAGGAAGGTGCGCTCAATCCGCACGGCAGCGGCGGCTACATGGTGATCCACGATCAGCCGTGGGAGAATTTTCGGCTGGCGCTCGATTTCAAACTGAGCAAAGGGTGCAACAGCGGAATCTTCATCCGCACGTTTCCGCTGGAACCGCGACCAGGAAAAGATGTTGGTTACAACGGCCTGGAAGTGGCGCTCGACGACACGCCGACGGCCGGCTACACCGATACCGGTGCCATTTACGATCTCTCGAAGCCCACCCGCAATGCCATGCGGCCGATCGGCGAGTGGAATCACATCGAAATCACCTGCGATAAGAGCGTGATCGACGTCGTGCTGAACGGCGAGCACGTCAATCATCTGGATCTCGAGCGGTTCGCGAAGCCCAACCTGCGACCCGACGGGACGCCGCACAAGTTCGACGTCGCCTACAAGGACCATCCGCGGCGCGGCTACATCGGCCTGCAAGACCACGGGTCGAACTGCTGGTTCAAGAACATCAAGCTGAAGGAGTTGGATTAA